One genomic region from Methanomassiliicoccales archaeon encodes:
- a CDS encoding DegT/DnrJ/EryC1/StrS family aminotransferase, which translates to MSNKLAINGGVPTVPSDLLVPWPQITPRDRSLINEVLNSGILAGAYAPQVKALQEEFAHYLGVKYCIAVNSGTAALHIAVAAAGIGPGDEVITSAFSFLASATAAMHQGAIPVFVDIDPKTFNLDPQQIEEKISENTKAIIAVHIHGLPADMDEICSMASKYGLVLIEDAAQAPGATYKGKKVGTLGDMAAFSLNQTKNLQAGEGGLFVTNHKEYWLRADMVRMFGEQVREKERRSYVAHTLGWNYRMPELTAAIARAQLERLDEINENARRNAAVLNAFLKKIEGIELPYCPPDRTHVYHKYRARLLPEKLGVKEKDTAFRDKVLLALQAEGVPAVLWQTFPLPANPLFQKKEGFGKGFPWSFPGARQINYNPLEYPETMKLLNSSIVIGSERYPLFAQSEETVELWGEAIHKVFVNLDEVLESVKLPEEEAFALGEITSLTERR; encoded by the coding sequence ATGAGTAACAAGCTTGCTATTAATGGCGGTGTGCCTACCGTACCAAGTGATCTTCTTGTACCGTGGCCTCAGATTACACCACGTGATCGCTCTTTGATTAACGAGGTTCTTAATTCAGGAATCTTAGCAGGGGCTTATGCCCCTCAAGTAAAGGCGCTGCAAGAGGAATTTGCACATTATTTAGGGGTAAAATACTGCATTGCAGTCAATAGCGGTACAGCAGCATTGCATATAGCCGTTGCGGCAGCGGGAATAGGGCCCGGTGACGAAGTTATTACGAGTGCTTTTTCCTTTCTTGCTTCTGCTACAGCTGCTATGCATCAGGGTGCAATTCCTGTCTTTGTTGACATCGACCCGAAAACTTTTAATTTAGATCCACAACAAATTGAGGAAAAAATATCCGAAAATACTAAGGCGATTATTGCTGTTCATATTCATGGCTTACCAGCGGACATGGACGAGATATGTTCAATGGCTTCTAAATATGGTTTAGTGCTCATAGAAGACGCTGCTCAGGCTCCAGGTGCAACGTACAAAGGGAAAAAGGTTGGTACCTTGGGGGATATGGCAGCCTTTAGCTTAAACCAAACGAAAAATCTTCAAGCAGGTGAAGGTGGTCTTTTTGTTACTAACCATAAAGAGTATTGGTTACGCGCAGACATGGTCCGCATGTTCGGAGAGCAAGTTCGAGAGAAGGAGCGTCGCTCTTACGTAGCGCACACTCTAGGGTGGAACTACCGAATGCCGGAGCTCACCGCAGCCATTGCCCGAGCTCAGCTTGAGCGTTTGGACGAGATCAACGAAAATGCTCGTCGCAACGCCGCAGTTCTTAATGCTTTTTTGAAGAAGATCGAAGGCATTGAGCTTCCATATTGTCCTCCCGATAGAACTCACGTTTACCATAAATATCGCGCCCGACTCTTGCCGGAAAAGTTGGGCGTTAAGGAGAAGGACACGGCATTTAGGGACAAAGTTCTCCTAGCATTGCAGGCGGAGGGTGTTCCTGCGGTCTTGTGGCAGACTTTTCCCTTGCCGGCCAACCCCCTCTTTCAAAAGAAAGAGGGATTTGGCAAGGGTTTTCCGTGGAGTTTCCCCGGAGCAAGGCAAATTAATTATAATCCCCTTGAATATCCAGAGACAATGAAACTTCTTAATTCTTCCATCGTAATCGGCTCAGAACGATATCCCCTTTTTGCGCAGTCGGAGGAAACCGTAGAACTTTGGGGCGAGGCTATCCATAAGGTGTTCGTCAACTTAGATGAAGTTTTGGAATCGGTAAAATTGCCTGAGGAAGAGGCTTTTGCCCTTGGGGAGATAACTTCCCTCACAGAAAGGAGGTGA
- a CDS encoding transposase, translating to MVRNILESLMREKREIYLREHPTKANGYYTRDLLTLTSPLENLRVPRVREGDFKPEDPVLSEARLVGTFRGHPHPVRRRGEHQEHFPLSGRRLRRFLLPAKRLPSPRGRRGTGETLGKGP from the coding sequence ATGGTCCGAAACATTCTGGAAAGCCTCATGCGGGAAAAAAGGGAGATCTATCTTAGGGAGCACCCAACTAAGGCGAACGGCTACTACACCCGGGACCTCCTCACCCTCACCAGCCCACTTGAGAACCTTAGAGTTCCCCGCGTCCGGGAAGGGGATTTCAAACCCGAAGATCCCGTCCTATCGGAAGCGCGCCTCGTTGGAACCTTCCGAGGCCATCCTCACCCTGTACGCCGTCGGGGTGAGCACCAGGAACATTTCCCGCTTTCTGGAAGGCGTTTACGGCGCTTTTTACTCCCCGCAAAGCGTCTCCCGTCTCCTCGCGGTCGCCGAGGAACAGGTGAGACTCTCGGGAAAGGCCCCTAG